The Deinococcus detaillensis genomic interval CGTGGCCCGTGACGACGTGGAGCGCGGCCAGGTGTTGGCCAAGCCTGGTTCGATCAAGCCGCACACCAAGTTTGAAGCCAGCGTTTACGTGCTCTCGAAAGACGAAGGCGGACGCCACAGTGCGTTCTTCGGCGGCTACCGTCCTCAGTTTTACTTCCGCACGACGGACGTGACGGGCGTGGTGGAACTGTCCGAGGGCGTGGAAATGGTGATGCCCGGCGATAACGTGACTTTTATCGTCGATCTGATCAAGCCGATTGCCATGGAAGAAGGCCTGCGCTTCGCCATCCGCGAAGGTGGCCGCACCGTCGGCGCGGGCGTCGTCACCAAGATCGTGGAGTGAGTGAAATGGTAGCCCCTAAAATCCGTATCAAACTGCGTGGCTTTGACCACAAGGCGCTCGATCAGTCGGCCAGCAAGATCGTCGACACCGTGCGCCGTACCGGAGCGGACGTGACCGGCCCAGTGCCGCTCCCGACCCGCATCCGCCGCTTCTGTGTGCTGCGCTCGCCTTTTATCGACAAAGACAGCCAAGAGCACTTTGAAATCCGCACCCACAACCGCCTTGTCGACATCATGAACCCCACCAAGAAGACCATCGACAGCTTGAT includes:
- the rpsJ gene encoding 30S ribosomal protein S10; translated protein: MVAPKIRIKLRGFDHKALDQSASKIVDTVRRTGADVTGPVPLPTRIRRFCVLRSPFIDKDSQEHFEIRTHNRLVDIMNPTKKTIDSLMTLDLPTGVDIEIKTVGGRA